ACCAAGAGCGCGCGAGAAATGGAACCGGTGCTTGGCTACCTGAGGGGGTTTCCTCCTGATCATGTTCTAATTCCATTAGAACACCAACAGATGAACGTGCAGCTTGGGCGGGCGTTAGAGAACGTGCGAAGTACAAAGTATAGTCTCATTCTTCTTGCGCTCGTTTCAATTCTTGGGCTGGCATACGTTCTCCGAGCAGTTTACGGATAATTTCTGTGAGGCACATACTGCCAAGGATCAGTATTGTCTCCCACATCGCCAACGAACTTATCCTTTCCTGCCTCTCCTACGCATCCACCGATTCTTGCTTCTCTACGTATTGGACCTCGTGGGCGTGGCGGTGTTCGCCATCAGCGGGGCGCTGGCGGCGGGGCGGAAGAGCCTGGACCTGCTGGGCGTGATCGTGACGGCGGTGGTCACGGCCATCGGCGGGGGCACGCTGCGCGACCTGCTGCTGGACCGCCACCCCATCTTCTGGATCGCCGATCCCACGTACCTGGTCGTGATCGTGGGCGCGGCCGCGCTCACGATCGTGTGGGTGCGCGTGTGGGCGCCGCCGGTGAGCTCGCTGCTGATCGCCGACGCGCTGGGGCTGGCGCTGTTCAGCATCGGCGGGGCGCAGATCGCGGAGCGGGCGGCGTTGCCCGCCATCATCGTCGTGGTGATGGGTACGATGACGGGCGTGGCCGGCGGCGTCCTCCGCGACGTGCTCACGGCCGAGATCCCGCTGATCCTGCGCCGCGGCGACCTGTACGCGACGGCGGCCATCGCGGGCGTCGTGCTCTACCTCGTGCTCCAGCGCCTCGGCACGCCGCCGCA
The genomic region above belongs to Longimicrobiaceae bacterium and contains:
- a CDS encoding trimeric intracellular cation channel family protein, whose translation is MLLYVLDLVGVAVFAISGALAAGRKSLDLLGVIVTAVVTAIGGGTLRDLLLDRHPIFWIADPTYLVVIVGAAALTIVWVRVWAPPVSSLLIADALGLALFSIGGAQIAERAALPAIIVVVMGTMTGVAGGVLRDVLTAEIPLILRRGDLYATAAIAGVVLYLVLQRLGTPPQAASFAGMAAAAGLRVAAITWQLHLPVFHLPEDAAPAKAQGENDA